cTACTACATACAATCGTAGAAGTGAAAGCTGTGAAAGCCAATGAAAGCTACAATCATTTCTGACCCTCGCTATTCACAGTACTTTGCCTAATTTGTATGTCATAACTAAGGATTTCTGCATTTGATTCATAAAGTCATGAATGAGGGATCACTCGCAAATGCATCACTCATCTCTTATCTTTGGTTCCGCTGCTGTACATTATTTATGGACCCTTACActggtaaaaaagaaaaaaataataagatgaaaaataagaagagaagTGCACGGTGTTGCTGAAGATTTTCCACTACTTCTACGAAGAGTAGGATTGCTTGCAGATACATACCTATGTTTGCTAGCGATGGTCGGGGATTTCCTAGCAACGGAACTAGCAGCATTGACAAGATTTCTTATAGAAAAGCCACCAGAAGCTAGTTGCTTTGCAAAGTGTGTCAGTTGGGTaccgaaaaataaaacaaactttGCCTCAACTATCCTCGCTCTGTGCAGCTGCAGCGGCTGGCTTTTGTCTGTCACGTCTTTTCTGCAAAGCTGTGCCCACGCCGTTCGTCTTCTGCATGTTTATGGATCTTAGAACAAGTGGACCTCTGTTCTCACATCATTATCTGTTAATTATCCACCAATATCCCATTGGTAGAGATTCTTCTGCATTATGATGAACACTTCTACTTTTGGAACTCTCATCAAATTTCGATTATGTCCATTGTGAATTAAACGTTGACTGAGAACGTGAAATATGCCAACCACGTTTTCCTTTCTATTATCGCCTTTTCGCAGCAGTTCCAAAGCCTACCTATCTTGCAGGAGCGGTACACCCCTAAGCAATGCAAACTATCTCTCAAGAAGCAACCGAAAAATCAAAGTTCTAACTCCCATGTTCCTGGAGCGCTATTTCCGGCATTGCTTCTGTCTTGTTCAGAAATAGTTAGTGCGCTTCTTCTCTCTCAGACCAAAAAGTTTACTTTTGAGGTAAAACCAGTGAACTTAGGCGATAGAAGATACCAAAGTAGGAGAAAGTCCGAAATTCTACCGAaatctttttccttcatcTAGATTAAATTGCCGTTAGTGTAGTTTGCGAGGGATTCTTTTAGAGAGATATTTTGATCACTCTTAGAGGGAACCTTTAAATAAACCTTCCAGAAGAAATGACTTTTCTTGTCAGATTTCCACGGAAGCGTCTTTGTTTTAAGAgtaaaaaaatcgagaattcTATAGGGGACTGAAATTTTAAGGATTCTCTACCAGATTGCATCGTTCGACAGCTACGTCAAAATGATTTCTCTGAGTATTCATTTTAGTCGTGTCGTGTACTCCTTTTTTCAGCAACTTCTCGAAATATGCCGTTCCTCTTCGGTGCCTAATAAAATTTAGAGAACATTTTGTAGTTCCTGAGAGAACTTCGAAGTGTTGCCAAATGAATGTTTACAGAGCCAACAGCTGGGACAAAACCGCGCAGCCCTAACAATAGCGATCTCTGAAACCACTATTTCAGATTGAACGCATACAGATTTTCATGACTTGGTTTAGCGTGCAtcatttactatttttcttgGGTTAATTAAAGCCGGTATGACACAAGCAACTTTCTTAACGTGATCATCAGTTATTCTTCGTTACGGTTCACATTACTCATACACTGTGTAGTAAATTCTTGCCCATCCTTAGAAATAGTAACCAATGATTACTTCTAACATAACAAACAAAGTGTCTATGGAAAAATACGCTTAAAATTAGATAAATACGTGAATTATAGATAGAGTCTCAAGTGTCATTTGTGAAACAACTTTATGTGTAAATCTTGCCTGAAAATTCCTTTGGGTGACAAAAGTGGATCTGAAAAGACAGGTGCTATTAAGACTGGCAACAGTGTTACCACaatgacatttttcaaaagaacgcAACGCAAAGGTTTGTGCGAACTACGTGACATCTGCGCTGAGGGGAAGATCAAAATCTCGGTCAGTGATAAAGGAGGAGAATTTGCAGTGATTTCAAGTGAACTGGACAGGGCTATAACGAAACTTCACTTTACGGACGATAGTCTATACCTTCATCGGCACATGAATTTGGCAGACAATATCGCCGCCTGAATAGGAGACCGCAAAACCAGTAGGCTTACCAAAAACAACTATCACGCGTCTAAAA
This is a stretch of genomic DNA from Necator americanus strain Aroian chromosome II, whole genome shotgun sequence. It encodes these proteins:
- a CDS encoding hypothetical protein (NECATOR_CHRII.G6255.T1), with the translated sequence MCKSCLKIPLGDKSGSEKTGAIKTGNSVTTMTFFKRTQRKGLCELRDICAEGKIKISVSDKGGEFAVISSELDRAITKLHFTDDSLYLHRHMNLADNIAA